One window of Nicotiana tomentosiformis chromosome 11, ASM39032v3, whole genome shotgun sequence genomic DNA carries:
- the LOC104100025 gene encoding LOW QUALITY PROTEIN: cucumisin (The sequence of the model RefSeq protein was modified relative to this genomic sequence to represent the inferred CDS: substituted 1 base at 1 genomic stop codon) — protein sequence MFKVQEYIVYMGDSPKGDLSTTSMHTSILQEALGSYKRSFNGFAAKLSEEEKKRIANMEAVVSVFPNGRKELHTTRSWDFLGFPQEVKRRTNVENDLIIGMLDTGIWPESESFNDEDFAAPQSKWKGTCQASANFTCNKKIIGAKYYRVNGEFPPGDIQSPRDTEGHGSHTASIVAGRSVSRASLYGLGSGTARGGVPSARIAIYKICWSDGCSDADILAAFDDAIADGVDIISLSVGGSLPYEYFEDSIAIGAFHSMKNGILTSNSAGNSGPDPQTVTNLSPWSLSVAASTIDRRFVTDVQLGNGEVYEGVSINTFDLEDQYPLVYGGDVPNTAAGYNGSESRYCEENSLDKSKVRGKIVLCDWTYNGTIIAGAAGAIMPDNGFKDVAFSFPISSSYLSTNDGNNIYNYLYXTRKPTGRILKSSEKRSESAPFVVSFSSRGPNQITNDILKPDLSAPGVDILAAWSEGTTVTGTQGDKRVVPYNIISGTSMACPHATGAAVYVKSFNPTWSPAAIKSALMITGIVLYFFLLGTATPMSSSANTEAELAYGFGQINPIKATHPGLVYDMGEIDYIKFLCGQEYSTKNLQIITGAKTPCTSETNVTVWDLNYPSFTISSSKNTNITRVFHRTVTNVGTPVSTYEATVVAPEGLTIRVEPSILSFRSLGQKQSFVVSVTAEITDSMISGSLVWDDGVHLVRSPVVAYVSN from the exons ATGTTTAAGGTACAGGAGTACATTGTGTACATGGGCGACAGTCCAAAGGGTGATCTTTCTACTACATCTATGCACACTAGCATTCTACAAGAGGCTCTTGGGAG CTATAAGAGGAGCTTCAATGGCTTTGCTGCCAAACTGTCCGAGGAAGAGAAGAAGAGAATCGCAA ATATGGAGGCAGTTGTATCAGTGTTCCCAAATGGTAGAAAGGAGCTGCATACAACTAGGTCATGGGATTTCCTGGGTTTTCCTCAAGAAGTTAAAAGAAGAACAAATGTGGAGAACGACCTTATTATAGGAATGCTAGACACTGGAATTTGGCCAGAATCAGAAAGTTTCAATGACGAAGATTTTGCTGCTCCCCAAAGCAAGTGGAAGGGCACTTGTCAGGCCTCAGCTAACTTCACTTGCAATAA AAAAATCATCGGAGCCAAGTACTATCGAGTCAATGGAGAATTTCCGCCAGGCGACATCCAATCACCAAGAGATACAGAAGGTCATGGATCACACACGGCATCAATAGTAGCCGGGCGCTCCGTTAGCAGGGCAAGCTTGTACGGTCTTGGCTCAGGAACAGCTAGAGGAGGAGTGCCTTCTGCAAGGATAGCTATATATAAAATATGCTGGTCTGATGGTTGTTCTGATGCTGATATCCTAGCAGCATTTGATGATGCAATTGCAGATGGAGTTGATATAATCTCACTCTCAGTAGGAGGGTCTTTACCTTATGAATACTTTGAAGATTCAATAGCCATTGGAGCTTTCCATTCTATGAAGAATGGAATCCTCACCTCCAATTCTGCAGGCAATTCCGGACCTGATCCGCAAACGGTAACCAACCTGTCCCCTTGGTCTCTCTCTGTTGCTGCGAGTACCATTGACAGGAGATTTGTCACGGACGTGCAATTAGGAAACGGTGAAGTCTATG AAGGGGTCTCCATCAACACTTTTGACCTAGAGGACCAGTACCCACTAGTTTATGGTGGAGACGTTCCAAATACTGCGGCAGGGTATAATGGATCTGAATCCAG GTACTGTGAAGAAAATTCATTGGACAAAAGTAAGGTTAGAGGCAAAATTGTGCTCTGCGATTGGACTTACAACGGAACAATTATTGCTGGAGCTGCTGGAGCTATAATGCCGGATAATGGATTCAAAGATGTTGCATTCTCTTTCCCCATATCATCTTCATACTTGAGCACAAATGATGGCAACAATATTTACAATTACCTATATTAAACACG TAAACCAACTGGAAGAATTTTGAAAAGTAGTGAAAAGAGATCAGAATCTGCCCCTTTTGTTGTTTCCTTTTCATCAAGAGGACCCAATCAAATTACAAATGACATTCTAAAG CCTGATCTGAGCGCACCAGGAGTGGACATACTAGCAGCTTGGTCTGAGGGTACAACTGTCAC TGGAACACAGGGAGATAAGCGGGTAGTTCCATACAACATAATTTCCGGCACGTCTATGGCTTGTCCTCATGCTACAGGAGCAGCTGTCTATGTTAAATCATTCAATCCAACATGGTCTCCTGCTGCTATCAAATCTGCTCTAATGATTACTGGTATAG TTTTGTATTTCTTCCTTTTGGGTACAGCAACACCTATGAGCTCCAGTGCAAACACTGAGGCAGAATTAGCATATGGATTTGGTCAAATAAATCCAATAAAGGCTACACATCCCGGTCTAGTATATGACATGGGAGAAATTGATTACATAAAATTCTTGTGTGGTCAAGAATACAGTACCAAGAATTTGCAGATTATTACAGGGGCTAAGACACCTTGTACTTCTGAAACCAATGTAACTGTTTGGGATCTAAACTACCCTTCTTTCACAATTTCTTCTTCGAAAAATACAAACATCACCCGAGTATTTCATAGGACCGTCACCAACGTTGGTACGCCAGTTTCCACTTACGAGGCAACTGTTGTAGCACCTGAGGGACTCACCATTCGAGTAGAACCGAGCATTCTTTCGTTCAGATCATTGGGGCAGAAGCAATCATTCGTGGTGTCAGTGACGGCAGAGATAACTGACTCTATGATATCAGGTTCATTGGTGTGGGATGACGGGGTGCATCTAGTTAGGAGTCCTGTTGTTGCTTATGTTTCTAATTGA